The Scomber japonicus isolate fScoJap1 chromosome 13, fScoJap1.pri, whole genome shotgun sequence genome includes a window with the following:
- the LOC128371825 gene encoding thy-1 membrane glycoprotein-like, with amino-acid sequence MLKSLFVYGVLGVLLIPAACEQITVCVEDDEDLRVDCLVEPKANKINSYEFSWSSGSKETLINTNVSGSSAENEFKAKSTVEELSPHGYRMTLKGFKDKLPHNTTYMCKLSGQVASVSIEKDHLVECSAVSVFLQSSCSWIVCLLLFFYQTHS; translated from the exons ATGCTCAagtctctgtttgtgtatggAGTGCTGGGAG TGCTGCTGATCCCAGCAGCTTGCGAGCAGATCACTGTATGTGTTGAAGATGACGAGGACCTGAGAGTAGACTGCCTGGTCGAGCCCAAGGCGAATAAGATCAACAGCTATGAGTTCTCTTGGTCCTCTGGATCCAAAGAAACTCTAATTAACACAAATGTGTCGGGTTCTTCTGCAGAAAATGAGTTCAAAGCCAAAAGCACTGTTGAGGAGCTCAGTCCACATGGCTACAGAATGACCCTGAAAGGCTTCAAAGATAAACTCCCCCACAACACCACCTACATGTGCAAACTATCCGGCCAGGTTGCCAGTGTCAGTATAGAGAAAG atcaTCTTGTCGAGTGTTCAGCTGTCAGCGTGTTTCTGCAGAGCTCCTGCTCCTGGATCGTTTgtctgctgctcttcttctaTCAAACACACAGCTAA
- the snrnp35 gene encoding U11/U12 small nuclear ribonucleoprotein 35 kDa protein, producing the protein MADWSPIAKVYDPLKAGSIDGTDLEPHDRAVWRAMGARYKPNKGVVGDPLLTLFVARLNPQTTEEKLHQVFSKYGDIQRLRLVRDIVTGFSKGYAVIEYKEERSVVRARRDANKLVVEQHEVFVDFELERTLKGWVPRRLGGGLGGKKESGQLRFGGRDRPFRKPINLGGVGPEQDRAGGDGGGGGGRGGRGWDRSGGRDRDNRDREAEWGSRSRKDDRDRGREREDRSYRDRSRHRDRR; encoded by the coding sequence ATGGCGGACTGGAGCCCGATAGCGAAGGTTTACGACCCGCTGAAAGCCGGCAGCATCGACGGCACCGACCTGGAGCCGCATGACCGCGCTGTGTGGAGGGCTATGGGGGCCCGATACAAGCCCAATAAAGGGGTTGTCGGAGACCCTTTGCTAACCCTATTTGTGGCCCGCTTAAACCCCCAAACAACCGAGGAGAAGCTGCACCAGGTGTTCTCCAAGTATGGAGACATCCAGCGGCTCCGGCTGGTCCGGGACATCGTGACGGGCTTCTCTAAAGGGTACGCCGTTATTGAGTACAAGGAGGAGCGGTCTGTGGTCCGGGCCCGCCGGGACGCCAACAAGCTGGTGGTGGAGCAGCATGAAGTGTTTGTGGATTTTGAGCTGGAGAGGACCCTCAAAGGATGGGTGCCCAGGCGGCTTGGTGGCGGTctgggagggaagaaagagtcCGGACAGCTGCGGTTCGGTGGCAGGGACAGACCCTTCAGAAAGCCCATTAACCTCGGGGGGGTCGGCCCGGAGCAGGATCGAGCCGGTGGtgatggtggaggaggaggggggagaggagggagaggatgggACAGGTcgggagggagagacagggaCAACCGAGACCGAGAGGCGGAGTGGGGGAGTAGAAGCAGGAAGGATGACCgggacagaggcagagagagggaggaccgCAGTTACAGAGACAGGAGCAGGCACCGGGACAGGAGGTGA
- the si:ch211-215c18.3 gene encoding uncharacterized protein si:ch211-215c18.3 codes for MGPHLFATACLLFGRIIITHQTESHMNWLYTLLFPPQGPQMFPCLTYLERNVRVDCEFPPTYEIPGPYCEYRQDSRLVGSTYPNVYIYVSTEDRRRSNVSLVTPTICRLTWAPMAEEKPYTYTCRVYQGTEWKENSMAVHHRLLPICSAISVMFKSAPWLLSLVMSLPVAVGLLSP; via the exons ATGGGGCCTCACCTGTTCGCCACAGCCTGCCTTCTGTTTGGAAGGATAATAATAACACACCAAACTGAAAGTCACA tGAACTGGCTGTACACACTGCTGTTCCCTCCACAAGGCCCTCAGATGTTTCCTTGTCTAACTTACCTGGAGCGAAACGTCAGGGTGGATTGTGAGTTCCCACCCACTTACGAGATCCCAGGCCCCTACTGTGAGTATCGACAGGACAGCCGGCTGGTTGGTAGCACCTACCCCAATGTCTACATCTATGTGTCCACTGAGGATCGCAGGAGGAGCAACGTCAGCCTGGTCACTCCCACTATCTGCCGCCTCACCTGGGCCCCAATGGCTGAAGAGAAGCCTTATACATACACCTGCAGGGTTTACCAAGGCACCGAATGGAAGGAGAACAGCATGGCCGTGCATCACA GGCTTCTTCCAATCTGCTCTGCAATAAGCGTGATGTTCAAATCTGCGCCATGGCTTTTGTCACtggtgatgtcacttcctgtagcTGTTGGGCTTCTGAGTCCCTGA
- the si:dkeyp-69c1.9 gene encoding uncharacterized protein si:dkeyp-69c1.9, with translation MPVNPQHSQEPTETMFIENVNLRQPHHNHGFFQRARPYRGEPPTVAGFLLYPDTPAKMETTSREAFCFRPITQPHRGKGEHVTLNSQQEFRCSQPTSLRQTGRGNSSKDREPGKDKQEGDLDQIQDTTEMQSQYQKDFPPPSSCRRRRRPALPQPDNIGINPAFRIEFRTVQRENYPGWPILNPRCAGRLRAASSGKPNTTSER, from the exons ATGCCAGTGAACCCACAGCACAGCCAGGAACCAACAGAGACAATGTTCATTGAAAATGTCAACCTACGACAACCCCACCACAACCATGGATTTTTTCAGCGTGCTCGGCCCTACAGGGGGGAACCACCGACAGTGGCAG GGTTTCTCCTCTACCCGGACACTCCTGCCAAGATGGAGACCACATCGCGTGAAGCTTTCTGCTTCAGACCCATCACACAGCCACACAGAGGCAAAG GAGAACATGTGACCCTGAACTCACAGCAGGAGTTCCGTTGTTCTCAACCCACATCCTTGAGACAAACAGGAAGGGGAAACAGCAGCAAGGACAGGGAACCAGGGAAGGACAAGCAAGAAGGTGACCTTGATCAGATACAAGACACAACAGAGATGCAGTCTCAGTATCAGAAGGATTTCCCTCCACCGTCCTCCTGTCGCAGGAGGCGAAGACCTGCCCTCCCACAGCCGGATAACATCGGCATCAACCCTGCCTTCAG GATCGAGTTCAGGACGGTCCAAAGAGAGAATTACCCTGGATGGCCCATCTTGAATCCCAGGTGTGCTGGCAGGCTGAGAGCGGCCTCGTCTGGAAAACCAAACACGACATCTGAGAGATAG
- the bud13 gene encoding BUD13 homolog, with protein MAASFGSSKERELSKAEYLKRYLSPDEAAKKSKGKLKKKRPKVPGKGLKIVDDDIDWKQMVREEKEVEEEEDEAPVIAEVIDDRPEEVKQLETFRTSNRWKVIGADDKNDSEEENERGDQYLEPVASSRNCHDSPELSSKRRRDDSPVRKTRHDSPDISPPRRGRHDSPDISPPRRGRHDSPDISPPRRDRHDSPHMSPPRQHSGKSRKVQSKDSSPTRRKPSSSLSSQKCSPDPRSQNRHDSDSDQSPPRKKTQKREASDSDQSPPRRHPKTRQGSDSDQSPPRRRPQKGKVSDEDLSPPRRPGQSQGPRMLSGGKAGLVSVDVLRKEQEENRRRERHNQPLEDESRNAQTVFRDKSGKRRDLDSEREEQKKKAGEKAAKDEKYAQWGRGLAQGQMQQQKLEDAVHEAQKPLARHHDDEDLDRMLREQEREGDPMAAMLRRKKDRNPKTQDKPRYKGPAPPPNRFNLQPGYRWDGVDRSNGFEKKRYTRMADKKAVQEAAYKWSVEDM; from the exons ATGGCCGCCTCGTTTGGTAGCAGTAAAGAACGGGAGTTATCTAAAGCTGAGTACCTAAAGCGATATCTGTCTCCCGATGAAGCTGCCAAGAAATCAAAGGGGAAGCTTAAAAAGAAGCGACCTAAGGTTCCTGGGAAAGG GCTTAAAATAGTAGATGATGACATAGACTGGAAACAGATggtcagagaggagaaggaggttgaagaggaggaagatgaagctCCAGTG ATAGCGGAGGTGATTGACGATCGACCAGAAGAAGTGAAACAGCTGGAGACTTTCAGAACCAGTAACAGGTGGAAAGTGATCGGAG CTGATGATAAGAATGActcagaggaggaaaatgaaagagGGGATCAATATCTGGAGCCTGTGGCATCAAGCAGGAATTGCCATGATTCACCAGAGCTTTCatcaaagagaagaagagatgatTCTCCTGTCAGAAAGACCCGCCATGACTCACCAGACATATCCCCTCCTAGAAGAGGTCGCCATGACTCTCCGGACATATCGCCTCCTAGAAGAGGTCGCCATGACTCCCCGGACATATCGCCTCCTAGAAGAGATCGCCATGACTCCCCACACATGTCACCTCCGAGGCAACATTCAGGGAAATCGAGGAAAGTGCAGAGTAAAG ATTCATCACCCACCAGGAGAAAACCCAGCTCATCTTTATCAAGTCAGAAATGTTCACCTGATCCTAGGTCTCAGAACAGACACGATTCAGACTCTGATCAGTCACCCCCacgaaaaaaaacacaaaagagagaagctTCTGACTCTGACCAGTCTCCACCCAGAAGGCATCCAAAAACAAGACAGGGCTCAGATTCTGACCAGTCTCCACCCAGAAGGCGGCCACAGAAAGGGAAGGTCTCTGATGAAGATCTGTCACCACCTCGTAGGCCTGGCCAGTCACAG ggTCCGAGGATGCTTTCTGGTGGGAAAGCAGGTCTGGTTTCTGTAGATGTTCTAAGgaaagagcaggaggagaaccGACGCAGAGAAAGACACAACCAGCCACTGGAAG ATGAATCCCGCAACGCTCAGACTGTGTTCCGAGACAAGAGCGGTAAGAGGAGGGATTTGGATtcagagagagaagaacaaaagaagaaagcTGGAGAAAAAGCAGCAAAGGATGAGAAATACGCTCAGTGGGGGAGAGG atTGGCCCAGGGTcagatgcagcagcagaaactTGAGGATGCAGTGCATGAAGCCCAGAAGCCGCTGGCACGTCACCATGACGATGAAGATCTTGACCGCATGTTGAGAGAgcaggaaagagagggagatcCGATGGCAGCCATGCTCAGGCGGAAAAAGGATCGCAATCCTAAGACTCAAG ACAAACCTCGGTATAAAGGTCCTGCACCACCTCCAAACCGTTTCAATCTTCAACCAGGCTACCGCTGGGATGGAGTTGACAG GTCAAACGGTTTTGAAAAGAAACGCTACACTCGGATGGCAGATAAAAAAGCTGTCCAGGAGGCAGCTTATAAATGGAGCGTGGAGGACATGTAG